One part of the Microvirga sp. TS319 genome encodes these proteins:
- a CDS encoding aldo/keto reductase, whose amino-acid sequence MLPTRILGKTGIPVTILGFGGVPVGDLYERLDEGRAIATVESAHRAGMTLFDTSPHYGNGLSELRFGAALRRFPRDSYVLSTKVGRHMNPRMPGSSVGGPGFAGGVPHASIVDYSYDGTMRSFEQSLLRLGLDRIDILLLHDVDVWTHGPEMADQRFREAMEGSYKAVHELRSQGVIKAVGLGLNESDTTVRFVKAGDFDCVLLAGRYSLLQQDALDEFLPLAEKKGIGVILGGVYNSGILATGAKPGAHFNYVPASPEVMDKVARIERVCEAHDVPIAVAALQFALGAPTVASVILGGISPDEVERNMTAIKTEVPAALWSDLKAERLLPETVPVPA is encoded by the coding sequence AGCGGCTCGACGAAGGCAGGGCCATCGCGACGGTCGAGTCGGCCCACCGCGCCGGCATGACTCTGTTCGACACCTCGCCGCATTACGGGAACGGCCTCTCGGAGCTGCGTTTCGGTGCTGCGCTGCGGCGCTTTCCACGCGACTCCTACGTGCTTTCAACGAAGGTCGGAAGGCACATGAACCCGCGCATGCCGGGCAGCAGCGTCGGAGGTCCCGGCTTCGCCGGCGGCGTGCCGCATGCGTCGATCGTCGACTATTCCTATGACGGCACGATGCGCTCCTTCGAGCAGTCCCTCTTGCGGCTCGGCCTCGACCGCATTGACATCCTCCTCCTGCATGACGTGGACGTCTGGACGCACGGGCCCGAGATGGCGGACCAGCGCTTCCGGGAGGCGATGGAAGGATCCTACAAGGCCGTGCACGAACTCCGGAGCCAGGGTGTCATCAAGGCGGTGGGCCTCGGCCTCAACGAATCCGACACGACGGTGCGCTTCGTGAAGGCAGGAGACTTCGACTGCGTGCTGCTCGCCGGACGCTACTCGCTCCTCCAGCAGGATGCCCTCGACGAGTTCCTGCCGCTGGCCGAAAAGAAGGGGATCGGCGTCATTCTCGGTGGCGTCTACAATTCCGGCATCCTGGCCACCGGGGCCAAGCCCGGCGCTCATTTCAACTACGTGCCGGCTTCGCCCGAGGTGATGGACAAGGTCGCGCGGATCGAGCGCGTCTGCGAGGCCCATGACGTCCCGATCGCGGTCGCGGCCCTCCAGTTCGCCCTCGGCGCACCGACTGTCGCATCCGTGATCCTCGGAGGCATCTCTCCCGACGAGGTCGAACGCAACATGACGGCAATCAAGACCGAAGTGCCAGCCGCGCTTTGGAGCGATCTGAAAGCCGAGCGTCTGCTTCCCGAGACGGTGCCAGTGCCCGCATGA
- a CDS encoding substrate-binding domain-containing protein: MMSKRSLLALVAAAALASGLTVAGAPARAAEKEIVYLTPGLDLPFWRYLSKGVEAAAKKEGYAYQALDSSNNAQTQLRNAQDAIARKVAGIVISPTDSSTAPSVLQLAKDANIPVVIADIGTNSGDYVSFIISDNYEGANGVGKALADAMKKKGWQGGSVGIVSISQARKNGQARTKGFRDALKEAGITKDAGLQQMQSYTADETFKFTQDMLTANPDMRGLFIQTDQPAIGALRAIRAARRQGEVLVAAFDGIPEFVDLLKNGEIVVSGMQQPYLMGVRSGEALLEHLKGGTPQKEILVPILVVTSENIEKLLPTVKETVFANEVK, from the coding sequence ATGATGAGCAAAAGAAGCTTGTTGGCCCTTGTGGCCGCCGCCGCCCTAGCCTCCGGCCTGACTGTCGCCGGCGCGCCGGCCCGGGCCGCCGAGAAGGAAATCGTCTATCTAACGCCCGGCCTCGACCTGCCGTTCTGGCGCTATCTCTCCAAGGGCGTCGAAGCCGCGGCAAAGAAGGAGGGCTACGCCTACCAGGCGCTCGACTCCTCCAACAACGCTCAGACCCAGCTGCGCAATGCCCAGGATGCAATTGCCCGCAAAGTGGCTGGCATCGTGATCTCGCCCACCGATTCCTCGACCGCCCCCAGCGTGCTCCAGCTCGCCAAGGACGCCAACATCCCGGTCGTCATCGCCGACATCGGAACGAACAGCGGCGATTACGTGTCGTTCATCATCTCCGACAACTATGAGGGCGCGAATGGCGTCGGCAAGGCCCTTGCCGACGCCATGAAGAAAAAGGGCTGGCAGGGAGGGTCAGTCGGCATCGTCTCGATTTCCCAGGCCCGCAAGAACGGTCAGGCCCGGACGAAGGGCTTCCGGGATGCGCTCAAGGAGGCTGGGATCACTAAGGATGCCGGTCTGCAGCAGATGCAGTCGTACACCGCCGACGAGACCTTCAAGTTCACGCAGGACATGCTGACCGCCAACCCCGACATGAGGGGGCTGTTCATCCAGACCGACCAGCCCGCCATCGGGGCATTGCGCGCGATCCGTGCCGCCCGGCGACAGGGTGAGGTCCTCGTCGCGGCGTTTGACGGCATCCCGGAGTTCGTCGACCTGCTCAAGAACGGCGAGATCGTCGTTTCCGGCATGCAGCAGCCGTACCTCATGGGGGTGCGCTCCGGAGAGGCCCTCCTGGAGCATCTGAAAGGCGGCACACCCCAGAAGGAGATTCTGGTGCCGATCCTGGTCGTGACCAGCGAGAACATCGAGAAGCTCCTGCCTACCGTGAAGGAGACGGTGTTCGCCAACGAGGTGAAATAA
- a CDS encoding SDR family NAD(P)-dependent oxidoreductase — protein MNPLAAQLRFDARVVLITGAGAGIGRATAIAFAHAGASVAVTDMDGTRAAQVADEISRAGGQAFPARLDVADEREVDRVIEETRSQFGSLDVLVNNAGVGARVATVDLPTEQWQRVLGIGLTGAFFCARAAAKPMITQGRGAIVNVASIMGLSGGGLYPNPAYHAVKGALVNLTRAWALEWAPHGIRVNGVAPAFVRTALVESLLADAALKGAILDATPLGRLIEPEEIAASVVFLASDAAAMITGHTLPVDGGWLAR, from the coding sequence TTGAATCCATTAGCAGCGCAACTGCGATTCGACGCGCGGGTGGTCCTGATCACGGGGGCTGGGGCCGGCATCGGACGCGCCACGGCCATAGCGTTCGCACATGCCGGTGCCAGTGTTGCCGTCACTGATATGGACGGCACCCGTGCGGCACAGGTGGCGGACGAGATCTCCCGGGCCGGTGGCCAAGCGTTCCCGGCACGGCTCGACGTCGCCGACGAGCGCGAAGTCGACCGTGTTATCGAAGAAACCCGTTCGCAATTCGGAAGCCTCGACGTTCTCGTCAACAACGCCGGCGTCGGAGCGAGAGTCGCGACGGTCGACCTTCCCACGGAACAGTGGCAGCGTGTCCTGGGAATCGGCCTCACGGGAGCGTTCTTCTGCGCGCGGGCCGCCGCGAAGCCCATGATCACGCAGGGTCGTGGCGCTATCGTGAACGTCGCCTCCATCATGGGCTTATCGGGAGGAGGGCTTTACCCGAATCCAGCCTACCACGCCGTGAAGGGCGCTCTCGTGAACCTCACGCGGGCTTGGGCCCTGGAATGGGCGCCGCACGGCATCCGGGTGAACGGGGTGGCTCCGGCTTTCGTCAGGACCGCCCTCGTCGAATCCCTGCTCGCCGATGCCGCACTGAAGGGCGCGATCCTGGATGCCACACCGCTCGGCCGTCTCATCGAGCCTGAGGAGATCGCTGCCTCGGTCGTCTTCCTCGCCAGCGATGCCGCCGCCATGATCACAGGCCATACGCTGCCTGTCGACGGCGGATGGCTGGCGCGCTAG
- a CDS encoding Gfo/Idh/MocA family protein, giving the protein MTIGVGVIGTGVMGGDHALILASSVQGAVPVAISDVDANKAAAVAAAARVERIHADAHSLIGDPMVGAVLIAAPDATHEELVLACLSAGKPVLCEKPLSPTVEGCLRIVDAEIAIGKRLVQVGFMRRFDPGYVTMRSNLKSGRFGAPLLMHCIHRNANAPSWFNSAMLISNSAVHEIDIARWLLDSEFTAATVFRRRPTDPGALMDPQFIVLETRQGTLVDIEVFVNARYGYDVRAELVCENGTLALTPQSLVRIRSSGQEISRFAEDWRAHFSAAYRSQLQAWVDSIRTGVPVGASAWDGYAATATAAACGKALESGQATEVRLQACPDLYVS; this is encoded by the coding sequence ATGACCATCGGGGTAGGGGTGATCGGGACCGGTGTCATGGGCGGCGACCATGCCCTTATCCTTGCGAGTTCCGTTCAAGGGGCCGTCCCGGTCGCCATTTCGGACGTGGACGCGAATAAGGCCGCGGCGGTCGCAGCGGCCGCCCGGGTCGAACGCATCCATGCTGATGCGCACTCTCTAATCGGTGATCCTATGGTCGGCGCGGTCTTGATCGCCGCTCCTGACGCCACCCACGAGGAGCTGGTTCTTGCCTGCCTCTCGGCTGGAAAGCCCGTGCTGTGCGAAAAACCGCTCTCTCCAACCGTCGAAGGCTGCCTGCGCATCGTGGATGCGGAGATCGCGATCGGGAAACGCCTCGTCCAGGTAGGCTTCATGCGACGGTTCGATCCCGGCTATGTGACCATGAGATCCAACCTGAAGAGTGGCCGATTCGGCGCACCGCTCCTGATGCACTGCATCCACCGCAATGCCAACGCGCCCTCTTGGTTCAACTCCGCAATGCTGATCAGCAATTCGGCCGTCCACGAGATCGATATCGCGCGCTGGCTCCTAGACAGCGAATTCACGGCCGCAACGGTTTTCAGGCGAAGGCCAACCGACCCTGGCGCCTTGATGGACCCGCAGTTCATCGTGTTAGAAACTCGTCAGGGCACCCTCGTCGACATCGAAGTTTTTGTGAATGCCCGTTACGGCTACGATGTCCGCGCGGAGCTCGTATGCGAGAACGGCACTCTGGCGCTCACGCCGCAGTCCCTCGTGCGCATTCGCTCCTCTGGACAGGAGATTTCCAGGTTTGCCGAGGATTGGCGGGCACACTTCTCTGCTGCCTACAGGAGCCAACTCCAGGCATGGGTGGACTCGATCCGGACCGGAGTTCCCGTCGGTGCAAGCGCATGGGACGGCTACGCCGCGACGGCGACCGCGGCGGCCTGCGGAAAGGCACTTGAGAGCGGGCAGGCAACTGAAGTGCGGCTTCAGGCATGCCCGGACCTCTACGTTTCATAG
- a CDS encoding ATP-binding cassette domain-containing protein, with protein sequence MALLELQGIAKHFGAIEALKGVDLSIGAGEVVGLMGDNGAGKSTLVRIIAGNFRPSEGEIRIQGQIKHFHKPVDARAEGIEVVYQDLALCDNLTASANVFLGRELKRQVGPLRILDYPAMYSRVAALFQELKSETRPRDLVKQMSGGQRQAVAIARTRLSDARIVLMDEPTAAISVRQVAEVLDLIRRLKDKGIAVVLISHRMPDVFSVCDRVVVMRRGTKVADKPVHQTSPEEVTGLITGAIHTA encoded by the coding sequence ATGGCGCTGCTGGAACTCCAGGGCATTGCCAAACATTTCGGCGCGATCGAGGCGCTGAAAGGCGTCGACCTGTCGATCGGGGCTGGCGAGGTGGTGGGCCTCATGGGCGATAATGGCGCCGGTAAGTCCACCCTCGTGAGAATAATCGCCGGGAATTTTCGGCCCTCCGAGGGCGAGATCCGAATTCAGGGGCAGATCAAGCACTTCCACAAACCCGTGGACGCGCGCGCCGAAGGCATCGAGGTCGTCTATCAGGATCTCGCCCTCTGCGACAATCTCACGGCTTCCGCCAACGTATTTTTGGGCCGCGAACTCAAACGTCAGGTCGGTCCGCTCAGGATTCTCGACTATCCAGCCATGTACTCCCGTGTTGCAGCGCTGTTTCAGGAACTCAAGTCCGAGACGCGCCCCCGGGACTTAGTCAAGCAGATGTCGGGTGGGCAACGCCAAGCCGTTGCGATTGCCCGCACCCGCCTCTCCGATGCTCGCATCGTCCTGATGGATGAGCCGACCGCCGCGATCAGCGTGCGGCAAGTCGCGGAAGTGCTCGATCTCATCCGCCGCTTGAAGGACAAGGGCATCGCCGTCGTCCTGATCAGCCACCGCATGCCAGATGTGTTCTCCGTCTGCGATCGGGTCGTTGTGATGCGCCGCGGCACCAAGGTCGCCGACAAGCCTGTCCACCAAACCTCCCCTGAAGAGGTCACCGGCCTCATCACAGGAGCCATTCACACCGCATAG
- a CDS encoding ABC transporter permease: MTSNNLVNTGSRGPLDGVAPRRTNWARRIFGRLEVRMVLLALLIAIVLSVLSPYFLTRTNLFNILDQSVVVGIVAVGMTFVILTGGIDLSVGSVAGLCGIVLGLSLQHLPIPLAIPCAIAAGGFIGLVSGCLIAYFGLAAFVVTLGMMAIARSLAYIFSGQTAISNIPSDLSNIVYTSILGIPANVAFLLVLYALAFAYLTYTKGGRTIYAIGSNKEAARAAGLSVLFYSTLPYVISGALSAVAVTFSIAQLLSADPLMGNMLELDAIAAVVIGGASLYGGRGSIVGTLIGVLIMVTIRNGLNLMGVSPFWQGSAIGAIIILALLVERLVSIRAKR; this comes from the coding sequence GTGACGTCGAACAACCTCGTAAACACCGGCTCCCGCGGACCTCTCGACGGGGTTGCGCCCCGCCGCACCAACTGGGCGAGGCGGATCTTCGGCCGCCTCGAGGTGCGGATGGTCCTCCTTGCCTTGCTCATCGCCATCGTGCTGTCGGTGCTCTCTCCGTACTTTCTCACGCGCACGAACCTCTTCAACATTCTCGACCAGTCCGTGGTGGTCGGCATCGTCGCTGTCGGCATGACCTTCGTCATCCTGACCGGCGGGATTGACCTTTCGGTCGGATCGGTCGCGGGCCTGTGCGGGATCGTCCTGGGCCTTTCCCTGCAGCACCTGCCGATCCCGCTCGCCATCCCGTGCGCTATCGCGGCGGGCGGATTCATCGGCCTCGTCTCAGGGTGCCTGATCGCCTATTTCGGCCTCGCGGCTTTCGTGGTGACACTCGGCATGATGGCGATCGCCCGAAGCCTCGCGTACATTTTCTCCGGGCAGACGGCGATCTCGAACATCCCGTCGGACCTGTCGAACATCGTCTACACCTCGATCCTCGGAATCCCGGCGAACGTCGCGTTCCTCCTCGTCCTCTACGCGCTCGCCTTCGCGTACCTCACCTACACCAAGGGAGGGCGCACCATCTACGCGATCGGCTCCAACAAGGAAGCCGCGCGCGCCGCAGGCCTCTCCGTCCTTTTCTACAGCACGCTGCCCTATGTGATCTCCGGCGCCCTTTCGGCGGTCGCAGTGACGTTTTCGATAGCGCAGCTCCTTTCGGCCGATCCCCTGATGGGCAACATGCTCGAGCTCGATGCGATCGCGGCCGTGGTGATCGGAGGAGCAAGCCTCTACGGCGGGCGAGGCTCGATCGTGGGCACGCTCATCGGCGTCCTGATCATGGTGACGATCCGCAACGGGCTGAACCTCATGGGCGTTTCACCCTTCTGGCAGGGCTCGGCCATCGGAGCGATCATCATCCTGGCGCTGTTGGTCGAGAGGCTGGTCAGCATCCGGGCAAAACGCTGA
- a CDS encoding phytanoyl-CoA dioxygenase family protein → MRTDNISQIRGDQVWLSEDQCDLDDCKALVERTTDITEYRLASEVVSNVLVYDGAAVRVAASSPESRKALMAEWVEAMMNGPGILVIRAAFANLAPLEAATEQFWAMIEEQRASNVGGGDHFAKPGANDRVWNALEKLCLRDPETFVAYYGNEVIALISEAWLGPAYQITSQLNVVNPGGAAQSAHRDYHLGFQTPESGSRYPAHVHRLSPVLTLQGAVAHCDMPIETGPTLYLPYSQSYLLGYLATSRPEFKEYFERHHVQLPLSKGDAVFFNPAVFHAAGTNRSETVRRMANLLQISSALGRAMESVDRVRMSAALYPTLRSMLTSGRLTPEQGANAVSACAEGYSFPTNLDRDPPIGGLAPQTQQSLMTQALAEDWAPDRFNRALEAWVGRRLT, encoded by the coding sequence ATGAGGACCGACAACATTTCCCAAATCCGGGGCGATCAGGTCTGGTTAAGCGAAGACCAATGTGACCTCGACGACTGCAAGGCCCTAGTGGAACGCACGACCGACATCACCGAGTATCGCCTCGCCAGCGAGGTGGTGTCGAACGTCTTGGTCTACGATGGTGCCGCCGTGCGTGTGGCAGCGTCATCGCCCGAGAGTCGCAAGGCGCTCATGGCCGAATGGGTCGAAGCCATGATGAACGGGCCGGGAATCCTCGTCATCCGCGCCGCTTTTGCCAACCTAGCGCCCCTGGAGGCCGCGACAGAGCAGTTCTGGGCCATGATCGAGGAGCAGCGCGCCAGCAACGTGGGTGGAGGCGACCACTTTGCGAAGCCGGGCGCCAACGATCGCGTCTGGAATGCCCTCGAGAAGCTCTGCCTGCGGGATCCTGAGACATTCGTAGCCTATTACGGCAACGAGGTGATTGCTCTCATCAGCGAGGCCTGGCTTGGACCCGCCTACCAGATCACGTCGCAGCTCAATGTTGTCAATCCGGGGGGAGCCGCACAGTCGGCCCATCGCGATTACCATTTGGGCTTCCAGACACCTGAAAGCGGTTCTCGCTACCCGGCTCACGTGCACCGCCTTTCCCCGGTCCTCACGCTCCAGGGCGCGGTGGCCCATTGCGACATGCCGATAGAGACGGGACCGACGCTTTACCTTCCCTACTCGCAGTCTTACCTGCTGGGCTATCTCGCGACCAGCAGGCCTGAGTTCAAGGAGTACTTCGAGCGGCATCACGTGCAGTTGCCGCTGTCGAAGGGTGACGCCGTTTTCTTCAACCCCGCCGTCTTCCATGCAGCCGGCACCAATCGGTCGGAGACCGTCCGCCGGATGGCGAATCTGCTCCAGATATCGTCCGCTCTTGGCCGTGCCATGGAAAGTGTCGACCGGGTTCGGATGAGCGCGGCGCTCTATCCCACGCTCAGATCGATGCTGACCTCGGGCCGACTGACGCCCGAGCAGGGAGCCAATGCGGTCTCCGCCTGCGCCGAGGGCTATTCGTTTCCGACAAACCTCGATCGAGATCCGCCCATCGGCGGGCTCGCCCCGCAAACGCAGCAATCACTCATGACGCAGGCATTGGCCGAGGACTGGGCGCCGGATCGCTTCAACAGGGCGCTCGAGGCGTGGGTTGGGCGTCGGCTGACGTGA
- a CDS encoding sugar ABC transporter ATP-binding protein, with product MHALGRVLPSEILKATGVDKTFDRTQALRCATLELRAGEVHGLLGANGAGKSTLSKVISGHVIPDRGEIVFKGQTLRVASTRDALEAGIAIVMQETSLAPDLSVLENIFLPELGRSGLLSRGRLRQRARELLARLGHEHMLPLDQEVRDLSAAQRQLVEIAKALALDTDLIIFDEPTASLSPSEVERLFEIMDRLRQDGHALVFVSHRLEEVFAITDRVTIMREGRTIAASLETASLSQGDLVRHMVGQELGSIYARTAEARKLDQDRSGEFLLAVEGLGAPPHVVDVSFGVRRGEILGLGGLVGAGRSEAAEAIFGLRPRARGTITLSGRRIAPRSPAEAIAYGIGFIPEDRRTQNIVPDLSVKENLLLAHLGAHHGFGRGYRKREAAATRLMERLGLPADRLLDTNMLTFSGGMQQKVIIARWLLLKPAVLILDEPTKGVDIGTRSSIYTILREVASQGMAVVLISSDFEELLGLADRIVVLSDGRSIADLPSALLDEVKLTLLAAPRTSMARNTALLEAVSADHGGAAFWALIDGDGLICLNLVEAAGSPGPGLRTGEAMRIGETRIPRALTERQDGFVTEADVPLSTVLVPMRSPRGHDFGWIGLTVDSRMPIPSAQTIRTRVEGLMSAD from the coding sequence ATGCATGCGTTAGGCCGGGTCCTGCCCTCAGAAATTCTCAAAGCGACCGGGGTCGACAAGACATTCGATCGTACCCAGGCACTCCGGTGCGCGACCCTCGAACTGCGCGCGGGCGAAGTTCACGGGCTTCTCGGAGCCAACGGCGCCGGCAAGTCGACCCTGTCGAAGGTCATCTCGGGGCACGTCATCCCGGATCGGGGCGAAATCGTCTTCAAGGGGCAAACGCTCCGCGTCGCCTCCACGCGCGATGCCCTTGAGGCCGGAATCGCCATCGTCATGCAGGAGACCAGTCTCGCGCCCGATCTCTCGGTTCTAGAGAACATCTTCTTGCCGGAGCTCGGCAGGTCCGGCCTGCTTTCGCGCGGCCGGCTGCGCCAGCGCGCCCGAGAGCTGCTCGCCCGGCTCGGTCACGAACATATGCTACCGCTCGACCAGGAGGTGCGCGATCTCTCCGCAGCACAGCGCCAGTTGGTCGAGATCGCTAAGGCGCTCGCGCTCGACACCGATCTCATCATCTTTGACGAGCCAACTGCGTCGTTGAGCCCGTCTGAGGTAGAGCGCCTTTTCGAGATCATGGATCGGTTGCGCCAGGACGGCCATGCCCTGGTGTTCGTGTCCCATCGCCTCGAAGAGGTCTTCGCGATCACCGACCGCGTTACCATCATGCGTGAGGGACGCACCATCGCGGCTTCGCTGGAGACGGCCTCGCTCAGCCAGGGTGACCTGGTGCGCCACATGGTCGGCCAAGAGCTAGGTTCGATCTACGCCCGCACCGCGGAAGCGCGCAAGCTCGACCAGGACCGTTCTGGCGAATTCCTGCTGGCCGTCGAAGGGCTAGGCGCGCCGCCTCACGTCGTCGACGTGTCCTTCGGCGTGCGCCGCGGCGAGATCCTTGGCCTCGGTGGGCTCGTCGGGGCTGGCCGATCCGAGGCCGCAGAGGCAATCTTCGGCCTGCGCCCGCGAGCCCGCGGCACCATCACGCTCTCGGGGAGGCGCATCGCTCCGCGGAGCCCCGCCGAGGCCATCGCCTACGGGATCGGCTTCATCCCCGAAGATCGGCGCACGCAGAACATCGTGCCCGACCTCTCGGTCAAAGAGAACCTCCTCCTCGCGCATCTGGGCGCTCACCACGGGTTCGGCCGCGGCTACCGCAAGAGAGAGGCCGCGGCAACGCGCCTCATGGAGCGGCTGGGGCTGCCCGCCGACCGCCTCCTCGATACAAACATGCTGACCTTCTCCGGAGGCATGCAGCAGAAGGTCATCATCGCGCGCTGGCTGCTGCTCAAACCTGCCGTTCTCATTCTGGATGAGCCCACCAAGGGCGTCGACATCGGCACCCGTTCCTCAATTTACACGATCCTGCGGGAGGTCGCCTCGCAGGGCATGGCCGTCGTGCTGATCTCCTCGGACTTCGAGGAACTTCTCGGCCTGGCGGACCGGATCGTCGTGCTCAGCGACGGGCGCTCAATCGCGGATCTGCCGAGCGCGCTTCTCGACGAGGTGAAGCTCACGCTGCTCGCCGCCCCGCGGACGTCCATGGCGCGCAACACCGCCCTGCTCGAGGCCGTTTCGGCAGATCACGGCGGTGCGGCCTTCTGGGCGCTCATCGATGGCGACGGGCTGATCTGCCTCAACCTCGTGGAGGCCGCGGGCAGCCCCGGTCCCGGTCTGCGGACCGGAGAGGCCATGCGGATCGGGGAGACCCGCATTCCCCGCGCCCTCACGGAGCGGCAGGACGGCTTCGTCACGGAGGCGGACGTGCCTCTCTCGACCGTGCTGGTCCCAATGCGCAGCCCGCGCGGTCACGATTTCGGCTGGATCGGGCTGACAGTCGACAGCCGGATGCCCATCCCCTCCGCCCAGACCATCCGGACGCGCGTTGAGGGCCTGATGAGCGCCGATTGA
- a CDS encoding sugar-binding protein → MRALTLSVAAAALLAMSAGAQAQGKKLVFALVPKNMNNPFFDQARDGCKKAEKESNGAFECMYIGPGEHGGGDEQVQVVNDLISKKVDGIAVSPANAAAMGKALEGAKKAGIPVLTWDSDLLEKDKALRVAYVGTHNYEIGVNLAKLAQQIKPKGGTICIQSGGAAAANHNERMQGIRDTLAGAKSDQAPGARLTGQNGWREVEGCPLYTNDDFPLSVQQMEDTLGKYPQLDAFIPTGGFPQFIPQAYRKVAEKYKARIDNGSLALVVADTLPVQLDLLKAGLSKGQVGQRPFEMGYKTMFFLKDIKDGKPAPKDPTYTGLDVCTPQNVATCIGGSS, encoded by the coding sequence ATGAGAGCCCTGACATTGAGCGTGGCGGCTGCTGCGCTCCTGGCGATGAGTGCCGGCGCCCAGGCACAGGGAAAGAAGCTTGTCTTCGCGCTCGTGCCAAAGAACATGAATAATCCATTCTTCGACCAAGCCCGTGACGGCTGCAAAAAGGCCGAAAAAGAATCGAACGGCGCTTTCGAGTGCATGTACATCGGCCCCGGCGAGCACGGCGGCGGCGACGAGCAGGTTCAGGTTGTGAACGACCTGATTTCAAAGAAGGTCGATGGCATCGCGGTGTCACCCGCAAATGCGGCCGCAATGGGAAAGGCACTTGAGGGGGCGAAGAAGGCAGGCATTCCGGTCCTTACCTGGGATTCCGACCTCTTAGAGAAGGACAAGGCCCTGCGCGTCGCGTATGTTGGCACTCACAACTACGAGATCGGCGTCAATTTGGCGAAGCTCGCCCAGCAGATAAAGCCGAAGGGTGGGACGATCTGCATCCAATCAGGCGGCGCCGCGGCAGCGAACCATAATGAGCGCATGCAGGGCATCCGGGACACGCTTGCCGGGGCGAAATCGGACCAGGCTCCCGGGGCGCGGCTGACAGGCCAGAACGGCTGGCGCGAGGTCGAGGGCTGTCCCCTCTACACCAATGATGATTTCCCGCTCTCCGTCCAGCAGATGGAAGACACCCTCGGCAAGTACCCGCAACTCGACGCTTTCATCCCGACTGGCGGCTTCCCGCAGTTTATTCCGCAGGCCTACCGGAAGGTCGCGGAGAAGTATAAGGCCCGCATCGACAACGGCTCGCTGGCATTGGTCGTGGCCGATACGCTTCCCGTCCAACTTGACCTGCTGAAGGCCGGTCTTTCCAAGGGACAGGTTGGCCAGCGCCCGTTTGAGATGGGCTATAAGACGATGTTCTTCCTGAAGGACATCAAAGACGGCAAGCCAGCACCGAAGGATCCGACCTATACGGGTCTCGACGTCTGCACGCCCCAGAACGTGGCAACCTGCATCGGCGGCTCGTCGTGA
- a CDS encoding ABC transporter permease has translation MATVPPRLVQGSVAVEDITSLKGQSLGQRLLSSQPFWITVALILMCAVMTWDQPDAFASADNFYNITRNFAFIGIMAVGMTAVILTGGIDLSVGSLMGVVGVVCGLVLQAGYHWVIALVAGLLTGAAAGAVNGFLIAYVGLPAFVVTLGMLSFARSVAIVLSGNRMIYDFGPSGDTFDAIGGGAILGVANPVWVLMILALVFGFIFNFTAWGNYLYAIGSNENAARLTGVPVRRMKLQAYIVSGLTAALASVLIVGWQGSAINALGQGYELRVIASTVIGGADLMGGQGTAYGAVVGAALIEVIRNSLLMAGVDANWQGAFVGLFIVLAVLLQRIRGKRSA, from the coding sequence ATGGCAACCGTCCCACCCCGTCTCGTGCAAGGCAGCGTCGCAGTCGAGGATATCACGAGCCTCAAGGGACAGAGTCTTGGCCAGAGGCTGCTGTCGAGCCAGCCTTTCTGGATCACCGTCGCCCTGATCCTGATGTGCGCGGTGATGACCTGGGATCAGCCGGATGCCTTCGCCTCGGCGGATAATTTCTACAACATCACCCGCAACTTCGCCTTTATCGGCATCATGGCCGTTGGCATGACCGCCGTTATCCTCACAGGAGGCATCGACTTGTCGGTCGGATCGCTGATGGGTGTCGTCGGCGTAGTCTGCGGCCTTGTCCTGCAAGCCGGCTACCATTGGGTGATCGCTCTCGTGGCAGGTCTTCTTACAGGTGCCGCCGCAGGCGCCGTCAACGGCTTCCTCATCGCGTATGTGGGCCTCCCGGCGTTCGTCGTCACTCTCGGCATGCTCTCATTCGCCCGATCAGTCGCCATCGTCCTGTCCGGGAATAGGATGATCTATGATTTCGGCCCCTCGGGCGACACCTTCGATGCCATCGGAGGCGGCGCAATTCTAGGCGTCGCCAATCCGGTCTGGGTGCTGATGATCCTAGCCCTGGTCTTCGGCTTCATCTTCAACTTCACGGCCTGGGGCAACTATCTCTACGCCATCGGCAGCAACGAGAATGCCGCCCGCCTCACCGGCGTTCCCGTTCGGCGCATGAAGCTCCAGGCATATATCGTGTCCGGCCTCACCGCCGCGCTCGCCTCGGTCCTGATCGTCGGCTGGCAGGGATCGGCCATCAATGCGCTCGGACAAGGCTATGAGTTGCGCGTGATCGCATCGACCGTGATCGGCGGGGCCGATCTCATGGGAGGCCAGGGCACCGCGTACGGCGCCGTGGTCGGTGCGGCGCTGATAGAGGTCATCCGCAACTCTCTTCTCATGGCGGGCGTCGATGCCAACTGGCAGGGCGCCTTCGTCGGTCTCTTCATCGTGTTGGCGGTTCTGCTCCAGCGGATCCGCGGCAAACGTTCGGCTTGA